The Conexivisphaera calida genome includes a region encoding these proteins:
- a CDS encoding glutamine amidotransferase-related protein — MAVILMFDAGGCSAPRLYELLLALGNEVRVVDASFRTDDALEALGEADALALSGRRRARSSSDVLGTALIRGARESGMPIVGVCYGAQLLNNSMGGTLEMMDRRLTGLNEVRVDRVDPAFSGLPSDRARFYEARARRIRRLAPGLRDVAWSDAGGVEAYVGDRVYGFLFHPELSGGAGVIVMRGALEALGILHPRGRRP; from the coding sequence GTGGCGGTCATACTGATGTTCGACGCCGGGGGGTGCTCCGCCCCCAGGCTCTACGAACTGCTGCTCGCGCTGGGGAACGAGGTGCGGGTCGTCGACGCGTCCTTCAGGACGGATGATGCACTGGAGGCGCTGGGGGAGGCGGATGCCCTGGCGCTGAGCGGCAGGAGGCGCGCGAGGTCCTCGTCGGACGTGTTGGGGACTGCGCTCATCAGGGGGGCGCGCGAGTCGGGGATGCCGATCGTGGGGGTCTGCTACGGCGCGCAGCTCCTCAACAACTCCATGGGCGGGACCCTGGAGATGATGGACCGGAGGCTCACCGGGCTGAACGAGGTGAGGGTGGACCGTGTGGATCCGGCGTTCTCGGGCCTGCCCTCCGACAGGGCCAGGTTCTACGAGGCGAGGGCCAGGAGGATAAGGAGGCTGGCGCCCGGCCTCAGGGACGTGGCCTGGAGCGACGCGGGGGGAGTGGAGGCCTACGTCGGCGACCGCGTCTACGGGTTCCTCTTCCACCCCGAGCTGAGCGGGGGGGCGGGGGTCATCGTCATGAGGGGGGCGCTGGAGGCCCTCGGGATCCTCCATCCCCGCGGGCGCCGTCCCTGA
- a CDS encoding A24 family peptidase: MSPQIWVYAGEVLIAASYLAAAYQDLRSREVEDLTWIPAGAGLALMLILGPRSLLLPVLAKVGIMAALAAMWRRMGFMASGDFPALTFIGASGCYLSPVPELAASLIAVLAIWAAEARLRLRMVVDPEEAARSGKWIPRRILGEDGGELEDLSGRTPEEAFEALERWRGRGAEGVRAEVSYGVPMAAALGVGYVLARIALMLMGGACT, translated from the coding sequence ATGTCGCCGCAGATCTGGGTCTACGCGGGGGAGGTCCTGATAGCGGCCAGCTACCTGGCCGCCGCCTACCAGGACCTGCGTAGCAGGGAGGTGGAGGACCTCACTTGGATCCCGGCCGGCGCCGGGCTCGCGCTCATGCTTATCCTGGGACCCAGGTCGCTCCTCCTGCCGGTCCTCGCCAAGGTGGGAATAATGGCGGCGCTCGCCGCGATGTGGAGGAGGATGGGCTTCATGGCCTCCGGGGACTTCCCCGCGCTGACATTCATAGGCGCGAGCGGATGTTACCTCTCCCCCGTCCCCGAGCTGGCGGCATCGCTGATCGCGGTGCTAGCAATATGGGCGGCGGAGGCCAGGCTCAGGCTCAGGATGGTGGTGGACCCGGAGGAGGCCGCGCGGAGCGGGAAGTGGATACCGAGGCGGATACTGGGAGAGGACGGAGGGGAGCTGGAGGACCTGTCCGGGAGGACCCCGGAGGAGGCGTTCGAGGCCCTGGAGAGGTGGAGGGGGAGGGGCGCGGAGGGCGTGCGCGCGGAGGTCTCCTACGGCGTCCCGATGGCGGCTGCGCTCGGCGTGGGATATGTGCTAGCGCGTATTGCGCTCATGTTGATGGGCGGCGCGTGCACCTAG
- the rimI gene encoding ribosomal protein S18-alanine N-acetyltransferase: MEIDAAAPSGYVVRRATREDLREVIRLNRENLPENYSEEFFEEVLESNPETFLVAEEGGRGGGKRLAGYIMCRVEIGFPLVGRAPLVKKGHVISIAVAPEHRRKGVGMALMVEGMNALRSRGCSEVYLEVRVGNAPAISLYRKLGFRVSRRIPGYYRDGEDAFVMARSL, encoded by the coding sequence TTGGAGATCGACGCCGCCGCCCCGAGTGGTTACGTGGTGAGGAGGGCAACGCGGGAGGACCTGCGCGAGGTGATAAGGCTGAACAGGGAGAACCTCCCGGAGAACTACTCGGAGGAGTTCTTCGAGGAGGTCTTGGAATCGAACCCCGAGACATTCCTCGTGGCGGAGGAGGGGGGAAGAGGCGGGGGGAAGAGGCTCGCGGGGTACATAATGTGCAGGGTGGAGATAGGATTTCCACTTGTGGGCAGGGCCCCCCTCGTGAAGAAGGGGCACGTGATATCGATAGCGGTAGCCCCGGAGCACAGGAGGAAGGGGGTGGGGATGGCGCTGATGGTGGAGGGGATGAACGCCCTGAGGTCCAGGGGATGTTCCGAGGTCTACTTGGAGGTCAGGGTGGGGAACGCGCCTGCCATATCTCTCTACAGGAAGCTGGGATTCAGGGTCTCCAGGAGGATACCCGGCTACTACAGGGACGGGGAGGACGCGTTCGTCATGGCCAGATCCCTCTGA
- a CDS encoding protease pro-enzyme activation domain-containing protein translates to MGYSSSSSSWKRLISLAALAALISASFSISPALALSSPSPIYSSSLPSAFVPAYSQQPPSPSLPGFSLVGPLPGDEPVLVSVTVPLRNQGLLYSMAEEISTPGSPEYDHFLTRSQAEELFYPTQEFDRVESYLESHGFRIEFAALDSALVAVGTASQVKEYLGLSVDLYSNGTLSYYATSGTPSISGAYVYVSNATSVLLWHPPDMVTGSALRGIAAIAGPNQTLPAEGMPVTYLRSAYNETGLLSSGYNGSGRTIGILDFYGDPYIAGQLAAFDSEFGIQGPPNFTVVPIGPYDPGIGIIEGWAGEISGDVEISHAMAPGANMTLYVANGALPLGSIIAYIVQQDSVDVLSQSFSIPESYVSSYGASFLESNIISADQYYALGTAEGITFIASTGDAGGSGYSAGPLGTPGYPSTSPFVTAAGGTTVYASGNSTVQTAWSNYGFVPFLSNYGGSTGGVSSLEPLPWYQSGASSIQVPASYPNGRMVPDLSLSASPYPGTWVVYPGNSTGTFGGTSEASPLLAGVLAVVVQATGHRLGLLNPFLYSRGYSTGSVDPVTFGYNIPWVAGPGYNLVTGLGTPNAGMMALALEGCANSSSAASLNMTVQALGPSMEAPANNEFFPGQEMVVLANITRGGEAVTAGNFSADLVTLQGNLSSTPLQYSPALGEWVGRMEVPAEASGIAYVEVSGSSSGVQGNGMTEVFAGYVAQYLWPPPVYPESSQFGIQIYASVTDLSGNVISPANVSVSVVPMSYNVTDNEYSPGAPVALQYYPWYGLWTGYMGGSYPLGPMVLETQGAYGYLPFMQGADLQDSFILPQVVAEPGSVAPGQSIFVQATVIPPFNSPSTTSLSTGLPVSYNAMFGSNMTVELLNSSGIEVASAPAPASPTDPGIYEATLRVPSNSTPGIYTVILSSSYNSMSLGAWINGSFFGQIYVSPLQSTPRITVASSAYEGQPIEVEANITYANGTEVRYGMYVASVYSSDLQSEYGQHALYGIPLHYDPSTDTWVGSAQLPSPYEPFAYNATTGSVAVGPQGYSGPYDVFVSGISWDGVPTNASLSAQRSLYVSPIIFLEGRSLVRPVQTSGLALMDDNLTMSSGSMHDDVFLGVDSIEGPVNISSSSVNGTLYLRNSTAVLEYVTGGNVVAVGSELTLIDSHLSSLTLLNSTVSVQSSTISSISPAPPSIDIVSPLPDVQYGGAIPVEVNVTGQSISSVSVSVDGSNVYSTSHGGLLEFQLNASSYPDGTHELEVLATQSDGISSSSLVQFETGAQLVTLTHYLYAVLGIALAALVLSLVALELHRRRSAGSGAPSPATSSGTPPPPTGPS, encoded by the coding sequence TTGGGATACTCATCTTCAAGCTCGAGCTGGAAGCGCCTGATATCGCTCGCGGCGCTGGCCGCGCTGATCTCCGCGTCGTTCAGCATCTCCCCCGCCCTGGCGCTCTCATCTCCTTCCCCCATCTACTCGTCGTCACTTCCGTCCGCATTCGTGCCGGCATATTCGCAGCAGCCTCCCTCACCATCCCTCCCGGGGTTCTCGCTCGTCGGGCCCCTTCCCGGGGACGAGCCCGTGCTCGTGTCGGTAACCGTGCCCCTGAGGAATCAGGGGCTGCTCTACTCCATGGCCGAGGAGATCTCCACCCCTGGGTCCCCGGAGTACGATCACTTCCTGACGAGGTCGCAGGCGGAGGAGCTCTTCTACCCGACGCAGGAGTTCGATCGCGTTGAGTCGTACCTTGAGTCGCACGGCTTCAGGATCGAGTTCGCCGCGCTGGACTCCGCGCTCGTGGCCGTGGGGACCGCATCCCAGGTGAAGGAGTACCTGGGGCTCTCCGTGGACCTCTACTCGAACGGCACCTTGAGCTACTACGCGACCTCCGGCACCCCCAGCATATCGGGCGCGTACGTCTACGTCTCGAACGCGACCTCCGTCCTCCTCTGGCACCCGCCGGACATGGTGACCGGGAGCGCGCTGAGGGGCATCGCTGCGATCGCCGGGCCGAACCAGACCCTCCCCGCGGAGGGAATGCCCGTCACATATCTTCGGTCGGCGTACAACGAGACAGGGCTCCTCTCCTCCGGCTACAATGGCTCGGGCCGCACGATAGGCATCCTGGACTTCTACGGCGATCCATACATAGCCGGGCAGCTGGCGGCGTTCGACTCCGAGTTCGGGATCCAGGGTCCGCCCAACTTCACCGTGGTCCCCATCGGCCCCTACGACCCCGGGATCGGGATCATCGAGGGATGGGCGGGCGAGATATCCGGGGACGTCGAGATATCGCACGCCATGGCCCCCGGCGCCAACATGACCCTCTACGTCGCCAACGGCGCCCTCCCGCTCGGGTCCATCATAGCGTACATAGTCCAGCAGGACTCGGTGGACGTGCTCTCCCAGAGCTTCTCAATCCCCGAGTCCTACGTCTCGTCCTACGGCGCCTCGTTCCTCGAGTCCAACATAATATCGGCGGACCAGTACTACGCGCTGGGCACAGCCGAGGGAATCACGTTCATAGCGTCCACCGGGGACGCGGGAGGGAGCGGATATAGCGCGGGCCCGCTCGGCACCCCGGGCTATCCATCCACCTCTCCCTTCGTCACCGCGGCGGGGGGCACAACAGTTTACGCGTCGGGCAACTCCACGGTCCAGACGGCCTGGTCCAACTACGGGTTCGTCCCGTTCCTGTCCAACTACGGCGGCTCGACCGGCGGCGTCAGCTCCCTGGAGCCCCTCCCGTGGTACCAGTCAGGGGCCAGCTCCATCCAGGTGCCCGCGAGCTATCCGAACGGGAGGATGGTCCCGGATCTCTCGCTCTCCGCAAGTCCGTACCCAGGCACATGGGTCGTCTACCCGGGCAACTCGACCGGTACCTTCGGCGGCACGAGCGAGGCATCCCCACTGCTGGCGGGCGTGCTCGCGGTGGTCGTGCAGGCCACCGGGCACAGGCTCGGCCTCCTGAACCCATTCCTCTACTCTCGCGGCTACTCCACCGGTTCCGTGGATCCCGTGACCTTCGGCTACAACATCCCTTGGGTTGCAGGCCCCGGCTACAACCTCGTGACTGGCCTCGGGACGCCTAACGCGGGCATGATGGCCCTGGCGCTTGAGGGATGCGCCAACTCCTCATCCGCTGCATCGCTCAACATGACGGTCCAGGCCCTGGGCCCGTCGATGGAGGCCCCGGCAAACAATGAGTTCTTCCCGGGTCAGGAGATGGTGGTCCTGGCGAACATAACGCGGGGCGGCGAGGCCGTCACGGCGGGCAACTTCAGCGCGGACCTCGTGACGCTCCAGGGGAACCTCTCGAGCACGCCCCTCCAGTACTCCCCCGCGCTCGGTGAGTGGGTCGGTCGGATGGAGGTGCCCGCCGAGGCGTCCGGGATAGCGTACGTGGAGGTCTCAGGCAGCTCCTCCGGCGTCCAGGGGAACGGGATGACCGAGGTGTTCGCCGGGTACGTCGCCCAGTACCTCTGGCCCCCTCCCGTGTACCCCGAGTCGTCACAGTTCGGCATCCAGATCTACGCGTCGGTGACGGATCTGTCGGGCAACGTGATATCCCCCGCCAACGTCAGCGTGAGCGTAGTCCCGATGTCATACAACGTGACGGACAACGAGTACTCGCCGGGCGCGCCGGTGGCGCTCCAGTACTATCCATGGTACGGGCTCTGGACCGGGTACATGGGCGGCAGCTATCCCCTCGGGCCGATGGTCCTGGAGACGCAGGGCGCGTATGGATATCTACCGTTCATGCAGGGGGCCGACCTGCAGGATTCCTTCATACTCCCCCAGGTCGTCGCCGAGCCGGGGTCCGTCGCGCCCGGCCAGTCGATCTTCGTGCAGGCCACCGTGATTCCGCCGTTCAACTCGCCCTCCACCACCAGCCTCTCCACGGGCCTGCCGGTCTCCTACAACGCCATGTTCGGCTCGAACATGACGGTCGAGCTCCTGAACTCCTCGGGCATCGAGGTGGCAAGCGCTCCCGCCCCGGCCAGCCCAACCGACCCCGGGATCTACGAGGCGACCCTGAGGGTGCCGTCCAACTCGACCCCGGGGATCTACACCGTTATCCTCTCCTCGAGCTACAACTCCATGTCGCTCGGCGCCTGGATCAACGGATCCTTCTTCGGCCAGATCTACGTCTCCCCGCTTCAGTCCACCCCGCGGATAACCGTCGCGTCGAGCGCGTACGAGGGACAGCCCATCGAGGTGGAGGCCAACATAACATACGCGAACGGAACCGAGGTGAGGTACGGGATGTACGTCGCCTCGGTCTACTCAAGCGACCTGCAGTCCGAGTACGGGCAGCATGCGCTCTACGGGATCCCGCTTCACTACGATCCCTCCACGGATACCTGGGTTGGGAGCGCGCAGCTCCCCAGCCCGTACGAGCCCTTCGCCTACAACGCGACGACCGGCAGCGTGGCGGTGGGGCCCCAGGGATACAGCGGCCCCTACGACGTCTTCGTGTCCGGGATCTCCTGGGACGGCGTGCCGACCAACGCCAGCCTCTCGGCGCAGCGGAGCCTCTACGTGTCCCCCATCATATTCCTGGAGGGCAGGAGCCTGGTGCGGCCGGTCCAGACCTCCGGCCTCGCGCTCATGGACGACAACCTGACAATGTCCTCTGGCTCCATGCACGACGACGTCTTCCTGGGGGTGGACTCGATAGAGGGGCCCGTGAACATATCCAGCTCCTCCGTGAACGGGACGCTCTACCTAAGGAACTCCACCGCGGTGCTGGAGTACGTGACGGGCGGGAACGTCGTGGCGGTCGGCAGCGAACTCACGCTCATAGATTCGCACCTGTCCTCGCTCACACTGCTCAACTCAACGGTGAGCGTGCAGTCGTCCACGATCTCCTCCATAAGCCCGGCGCCCCCATCGATAGATATAGTGTCGCCGCTCCCGGACGTCCAGTACGGCGGTGCCATCCCGGTCGAGGTGAACGTCACGGGGCAGTCGATATCGTCGGTCTCGGTGAGCGTCGACGGATCCAACGTGTACTCCACATCACACGGAGGCCTCCTGGAGTTCCAGCTGAACGCCTCCAGCTACCCCGACGGCACGCACGAGCTGGAGGTCCTGGCCACGCAGTCGGATGGAATCAGCTCGAGCTCACTCGTCCAGTTCGAGACCGGCGCCCAGCTGGTGACGCTCACCCACTACCTCTACGCGGTGCTGGGGATCGCGCTGGCGGCTCTCGTCCTGTCGCTGGTCGCGCTGGAACTCCACAGGCGCAGATCTGCCGGGTCGGGCGCCCCCAGTCCCGCCACCTCGTCCGGCACGCCCCCGCCACCCACCGGTCCCTCGTAG
- a CDS encoding CTP-dependent riboflavin kinase, with the protein MATNARRGRARPAPTHMQTLLELLLMGARDGPVPVTTVELARRIGRSQQAASKHLEMLEEEGLVERYRRGRSTEVRLTAKGVNELVGLYLILRSMLEEPPESYVFTGTVFSGMGEGRYYMSLDGYRRQFAEKLGFEPYPGTLNVRLESPAQSMQLRELTMRGGIRVKGFTDGVRTYGDVTCYRALVEDVAGAIVVAERTHYDYTVLEVIAPVNLREALGLRDGDSVSVRAFFRRE; encoded by the coding sequence GTGGCGACGAACGCGAGGAGGGGACGCGCGAGGCCCGCGCCGACGCACATGCAGACCCTGCTCGAGCTGCTGCTCATGGGGGCCAGGGACGGACCGGTCCCGGTGACCACGGTGGAGCTGGCGAGGCGCATAGGGAGGAGCCAGCAGGCGGCGAGCAAGCACCTGGAGATGCTGGAGGAGGAGGGCCTCGTGGAGCGCTACAGGCGGGGGAGGTCCACGGAGGTCAGGCTCACGGCGAAGGGGGTGAACGAGCTGGTGGGGCTGTACCTGATCCTCAGGTCCATGCTGGAGGAACCGCCCGAGTCCTACGTGTTCACGGGCACGGTGTTCAGCGGGATGGGGGAGGGCAGGTACTACATGTCGCTCGACGGCTACAGGAGGCAGTTCGCGGAGAAGCTGGGGTTCGAGCCGTACCCCGGGACCCTAAACGTGAGGCTGGAGTCCCCGGCGCAGTCCATGCAGCTGAGGGAGCTCACCATGAGGGGAGGCATACGCGTCAAGGGGTTCACGGACGGCGTGCGCACGTACGGCGACGTCACGTGCTACAGGGCGCTCGTGGAGGACGTGGCGGGGGCGATAGTCGTGGCTGAGAGGACCCACTACGACTACACGGTGCTCGAGGTGATAGCTCCCGTGAACCTGAGGGAGGCGCTCGGCCTCAGGGACGGCGACTCCGTGTCCGTGAGGGCGTTCTTCCGCAGGGAGTGA
- the lysS gene encoding lysine--tRNA ligase — protein MASGVIGRGTWMDKVAHRVIERDLSLGRDVSLMRVESGLGASGIPHIGSLSDAVRAYGIKLALEDAGHRSELIAFSDDMDGLRKVPAGLPEWLSEHIGKPVSRIPDPFGCHGSYGEHMSSLLMDALDDLGVEYRHMSGAQVYRSGGLVPQARTILSRAEEVGERIREVTGQDKFTERLPFFAVCEKCGRIYTTVATGYDPSTDTVTYECVGAQIGGRWVPGCGHRGEVKLSSGEGKLSWKVELAARWSALDIRFEAYGKDLEDSIRINDRISDEILGFPHPYHTRYELFLDRSGKKISKSTGNVVTPQAWLRYGTRHSLILLMYKRIIGTRYVSLEDVPRYVDEYDELEDFYFGRRSSVDRDEEGAEEEAEGEGEELRGGSPSRDVRLRGLYEYVNFLRPPPSPDIHVPYRLLSELGRAAPEDGVVDFVVERLRRYGILRSAPTPGLVEKIEKARRWALEVEGRAPEYVPSPEEAEAMLELAAAMRSTSDPTAIQNAAFDAARRHGIEPSAFFRALYRSLIGSDRGPRFSSYALDVGVERVASAIEEAAARARARVRDGARGDGGSRGPPAPPS, from the coding sequence ATGGCCTCAGGCGTCATAGGAAGGGGCACGTGGATGGACAAGGTCGCCCACAGGGTGATCGAGAGGGACCTCTCCCTGGGCAGGGACGTCTCCCTCATGAGGGTCGAGAGCGGCCTCGGGGCCTCCGGGATACCCCACATAGGCAGCCTCTCCGACGCGGTCAGGGCCTACGGGATAAAGCTGGCGCTCGAGGACGCGGGGCACAGGTCGGAGCTCATAGCGTTCTCCGACGACATGGACGGCCTGAGGAAGGTCCCGGCGGGCCTGCCGGAGTGGCTCTCCGAGCACATAGGGAAGCCCGTCTCCAGGATCCCGGATCCGTTCGGGTGCCACGGGAGCTACGGCGAGCACATGAGCTCCCTCCTGATGGACGCGCTCGACGACCTCGGCGTCGAGTACAGGCACATGTCGGGGGCGCAGGTCTACAGGTCCGGCGGCCTGGTACCCCAGGCCAGGACTATACTGTCCCGCGCGGAGGAGGTCGGCGAGAGGATAAGGGAGGTGACAGGACAGGACAAGTTCACGGAGCGCCTGCCCTTCTTCGCGGTCTGCGAGAAGTGCGGCAGGATCTACACGACCGTCGCGACCGGGTACGACCCGAGCACTGACACTGTGACGTACGAGTGCGTCGGCGCCCAGATAGGCGGGAGGTGGGTCCCGGGGTGCGGCCACAGGGGCGAGGTGAAGCTCTCAAGCGGGGAGGGCAAGCTCAGCTGGAAGGTGGAGCTCGCCGCCAGGTGGTCCGCGCTCGACATAAGGTTCGAGGCATACGGGAAGGACCTGGAGGACTCAATAAGGATAAACGATCGGATTTCTGATGAGATCCTGGGATTCCCTCATCCGTACCACACGAGGTACGAGCTGTTCCTGGACAGGAGCGGGAAGAAGATCTCCAAGTCGACCGGCAACGTGGTGACCCCCCAGGCGTGGCTCAGGTACGGCACCAGGCACAGCCTGATCCTCCTGATGTACAAGAGGATAATTGGCACGAGGTACGTGTCCCTCGAGGACGTGCCCAGGTACGTCGACGAGTACGACGAGCTCGAGGACTTCTACTTCGGCAGGAGGAGCTCCGTCGACCGGGACGAGGAGGGAGCTGAGGAGGAGGCGGAGGGAGAGGGGGAGGAGTTGAGGGGCGGATCCCCGTCGAGGGACGTGAGGCTCAGGGGCCTCTACGAGTACGTGAACTTCCTGCGCCCGCCCCCATCCCCGGACATACACGTCCCCTACAGGTTGCTCTCGGAGCTCGGCCGCGCCGCGCCCGAGGACGGCGTCGTGGACTTCGTCGTCGAGCGCCTCCGCCGCTACGGCATCCTGAGGTCCGCGCCCACCCCGGGCCTCGTGGAGAAGATAGAGAAGGCCAGGAGGTGGGCACTGGAGGTCGAGGGCAGGGCCCCCGAGTACGTCCCCTCCCCGGAGGAGGCGGAGGCGATGCTGGAGCTCGCCGCGGCCATGAGGTCGACGTCGGACCCGACCGCCATACAGAACGCCGCCTTCGATGCCGCCAGGAGGCACGGCATCGAGCCGTCCGCGTTCTTCAGGGCGCTCTACAGGTCCCTCATAGGTTCGGACAGGGGCCCGAGGTTCTCGTCCTACGCGCTGGACGTGGGCGTCGAGCGCGTGGCGTCCGCGATCGAGGAGGCCGCCGCCAGGGCCCGGGCCAGGGTCAGGGACGGCGCCCGCGGGGATGGAGGATCCCGAGGGCCTCCAGCGCCCCCCTCATGA
- a CDS encoding CDC48 family AAA ATPase, which translates to MVDSVTLRVMEAYTRDVGRGVARVDYEVMDMLGASTGDVLEVKGRKRTVAKCLPLYPSDEGRGFIRVDGLIRNNAGIAIGDTVAVRKAKAVPAEKVALAPLENVPPIDERYIADALEGIPVVKGDSVMVPYFGGRLTFQVASVQPQADAVIITQRTSISISERAAELKGIKRVTYEDIGGLKEEIQKIREMVELPLRHPELFERLGIEPPKGVLLYGPPGTGKTMLAKAVANETNAHFISISGPEIMSKFYGESEARLREIFREAKEKAPSIIFIDEIDAIAPKREEVTGEVEKRVVAQLLALMDGLESRGKVVVIAATNRPNALDPALRRPGRFDREIEIKVPDKKARAEILQIHTRSVPMAPDVDEDKLAAVTHGFVGADLEYLVKEAAMNALRRTLPEIDLEAEKIPAEILEKIQVTMADFEQALRGITPSALREVYLEVPEVHWDEIGGLEPVKRELREAVEWPLKYPELYRRLGYTMPKGILLYGPPGTGKTMLAKAVATESEANFISVRGPELLSKWVGESERAVREVFRKARQASPCMIFFDEIDALAPVRGVSADSMVTERVVSQLLTELDGLQPLSGVVVLAATNRIDMVDPALLRAGRFDKLIYVPLPDRRSRVEILKIHLKGKPLAPDVDVEKIAELTDGFSGADLSSVVNTAVSIVLQEFIDKYPNPKDAKEHAEEAAVELRHIEEAIRRVRNSREGKTIEKQPVPYYR; encoded by the coding sequence ATGGTCGATTCCGTGACTCTGAGGGTTATGGAGGCCTACACGAGGGACGTGGGCAGGGGAGTTGCCAGGGTGGACTACGAGGTCATGGACATGCTCGGCGCGTCCACCGGGGATGTCCTCGAGGTCAAGGGGAGGAAGAGGACGGTCGCCAAGTGCCTCCCCCTCTACCCATCCGACGAGGGAAGGGGGTTCATCAGGGTCGACGGGCTGATAAGGAACAACGCCGGCATAGCGATAGGGGACACGGTGGCGGTCAGGAAGGCGAAGGCGGTGCCCGCAGAGAAGGTGGCGCTCGCCCCGCTGGAGAACGTCCCCCCGATAGATGAGCGCTACATAGCGGACGCGCTTGAGGGGATACCGGTCGTGAAGGGGGACAGCGTGATGGTGCCCTACTTCGGCGGCAGGCTCACGTTCCAGGTGGCGTCCGTTCAGCCCCAGGCCGACGCCGTCATAATAACGCAGAGGACATCCATATCGATCTCGGAGAGGGCCGCGGAGCTGAAGGGGATAAAGCGCGTCACCTACGAGGACATAGGAGGGCTCAAGGAGGAGATACAGAAGATAAGGGAGATGGTGGAGCTCCCGCTGCGCCACCCCGAGCTCTTCGAGAGGCTCGGCATAGAGCCCCCGAAGGGAGTGTTGCTCTACGGTCCACCCGGCACCGGCAAGACGATGCTCGCCAAGGCGGTGGCGAACGAGACAAACGCGCACTTCATCTCAATCTCGGGGCCGGAGATAATGAGCAAGTTCTACGGCGAGTCGGAGGCGAGGCTCAGGGAGATATTCCGCGAGGCGAAGGAGAAGGCCCCCTCCATAATATTCATAGACGAGATAGACGCGATAGCGCCGAAGAGGGAGGAGGTGACGGGGGAGGTCGAGAAGAGGGTCGTGGCCCAGCTCCTGGCGCTCATGGACGGGCTGGAGAGCAGGGGGAAGGTCGTCGTGATAGCGGCGACGAACAGGCCCAACGCGCTGGACCCCGCGCTCAGGAGGCCCGGGAGGTTCGACAGGGAGATAGAGATCAAGGTCCCCGACAAGAAGGCGAGGGCTGAGATACTCCAGATACACACCAGGAGCGTCCCGATGGCCCCCGACGTGGACGAGGACAAGCTCGCGGCCGTGACCCACGGGTTCGTGGGCGCCGACCTCGAGTACCTGGTGAAGGAGGCCGCGATGAACGCGCTCAGGAGGACCCTCCCGGAGATAGACCTGGAGGCTGAGAAGATACCGGCTGAGATACTGGAGAAGATACAGGTCACGATGGCGGACTTCGAGCAGGCGCTCAGGGGGATAACGCCGTCCGCGCTCAGGGAGGTGTACCTGGAGGTCCCGGAGGTCCACTGGGACGAGATAGGCGGGCTCGAGCCCGTCAAGAGGGAGCTCAGGGAGGCGGTCGAGTGGCCCCTCAAGTACCCGGAGCTCTACCGTCGGCTGGGCTACACGATGCCGAAGGGGATACTGCTCTACGGTCCACCCGGCACCGGCAAGACGATGCTCGCCAAGGCCGTGGCCACGGAGAGCGAGGCCAACTTCATAAGCGTGCGCGGGCCCGAGCTGCTGAGCAAGTGGGTCGGAGAGAGCGAGCGCGCGGTGAGGGAGGTCTTCAGGAAGGCCAGGCAGGCCTCCCCCTGTATGATATTCTTCGACGAGATAGACGCCCTCGCCCCGGTGAGGGGCGTGTCCGCAGATTCGATGGTGACGGAGAGGGTGGTCAGCCAGCTGCTCACTGAGCTGGACGGCCTCCAGCCGCTCTCCGGAGTCGTCGTCCTGGCGGCGACGAATCGCATAGACATGGTGGACCCGGCGCTCCTCAGGGCGGGCAGGTTCGACAAGCTGATCTACGTGCCGCTCCCCGACAGGAGGAGCAGGGTGGAGATCCTCAAGATACACCTGAAGGGGAAGCCCCTCGCGCCGGACGTGGACGTGGAGAAGATCGCGGAGCTCACCGATGGCTTCAGCGGGGCCGACCTATCATCGGTCGTGAACACGGCCGTGTCCATAGTCCTCCAGGAGTTCATAGACAAGTACCCGAACCCCAAGGACGCGAAGGAGCACGCGGAGGAGGCGGCCGTCGAGCTCAGGCACATAGAGGAGGCGATAAGGCGCGTCAGGAACTCCAGGGAGGGCAAGACGATAGAGAAGCAGCCGGTGCCCTACTACAGGTAG